One genomic window of Pseudomonas sp. LFM046 includes the following:
- a CDS encoding multidrug efflux SMR transporter: protein MAWVFLMLAAFFEVLFAMSMKFAEGFTRPWPSLLVVVAAVAGIWFLTLSMRVLPVSIAYPIWTAIGTLGTVLLGFLLLGEALTPARLVSVGLIIVGVAGLR from the coding sequence ATGGCCTGGGTATTCCTGATGCTGGCGGCCTTCTTCGAAGTGCTGTTCGCCATGAGCATGAAATTCGCGGAAGGCTTCACCCGGCCCTGGCCCAGCCTGCTGGTGGTGGTGGCCGCAGTGGCCGGGATCTGGTTCCTGACCCTGTCCATGCGCGTGCTGCCGGTGAGCATCGCCTATCCGATCTGGACGGCCATCGGCACCCTCGGCACGGTGCTGCTGGGCTTCCTCCTGCTGGGCGAGGCGCTGACGCCGGCCAGGCTGGTGTCGGTGGGGTTGATCATCGTTGGGGTGGCGGGGCTGCGGTAG
- a CDS encoding transglycosylase domain-containing protein, with the protein MGAIWQSDEIRNEVPEGHLSEPPVPPKKPRRKHRFLFWSVCLLTLGIVGAAATHEMRTSRFQAREISRYAATLSYRLEEGPSRSIRYPGDGPFDRRLGYAFLPQMLDRLEKRGFEIQQQARFSPALVNYTERGLFPPYREKVQAGISICDCRGLPFYQFSYPKQRYPDFASIPPLLVNSLLFIENRKLLDREEPLANPAVDWPRFSKAALTQMGKAVDMEGQSAGGSTLATQLEKYRHSPFGRTVSAAEKIRQMVSASVRAYQSGPETLAARERIVMDYLNSVPLSAAPGHGEVHGIADALRVWYGADFNTTNRILANPDSDLAARGLALRQVLSLFIAQRRPSYYLVSAHEELNALTDSHIRVLAGASIIDPPLRDAALDAKLRFRNWVEDPALQAVEANKGISVARSRLSGMLKMPLYDLDRLDLTASSTLQSELQNAVTDYLRKLADPVFAEQVGLYGERLLSPEKTHEVRYSFTLLERTPSGNRVRVQTDNTDQPFDINEGSKLELGSTAKLRVLATYLEDVATLHSRYAGMSVEELRKVQVDPLDFISRWALDYLIQNKDRNLPAMLQAALDRTYSASPYEAFFTGGGLHTFANFRKEDNDRRPSLRDALRESINLPFVRLLRDLVRHDMYRPDGGKMQLLSDDKDPRRQGYLDLFISRESQTYLRRFWNKYQGKTADERLATFLDGLNPWGARMAAIHRYLQPQADLATFATFMRERVPKANPPLTDKRIEDLYTRYGPGAFNLNDQGYVARVHPLELWLLGYLQANPNASYRDAVEASSDERRDVYGWLFKSKRKYARDKRIRIMLEVEAFLDIHEQWKSLGYPFDHLVPSLATALGSSGDRPAALAELMGIILNDGVRQSTLRIDQLHFAADTPYETLVGYQTDAGKRVMTSEVAATLRDALSKVVEGGTARRLQGSFVLPDGHPLVMGGKTGTGDNRIESVTRYGAVKSSKAMNRTATFVFYLGPRHFGTLTAFVEGSQADKFSFTSALPVQVLKGMAPILQPYLTPGLNTQCQDLAPAVQVSRR; encoded by the coding sequence ATGGGCGCAATATGGCAATCCGACGAAATCAGGAACGAGGTACCCGAAGGTCATCTCAGCGAGCCTCCTGTTCCCCCGAAAAAGCCCCGCCGCAAACACCGTTTCCTGTTCTGGAGCGTATGCCTCCTGACCCTCGGCATCGTGGGCGCCGCCGCGACCCATGAGATGCGCACCTCGCGCTTCCAGGCCCGGGAAATCAGCCGCTACGCCGCCACCCTGAGCTACCGCCTGGAAGAAGGCCCGAGCCGATCCATTCGCTATCCCGGCGACGGCCCCTTCGACCGCCGCCTCGGCTATGCCTTCCTGCCGCAGATGCTCGACCGCCTGGAAAAACGCGGCTTCGAGATCCAGCAGCAGGCCCGTTTCTCCCCTGCGCTGGTCAACTACACCGAACGCGGGCTCTTCCCGCCGTACCGGGAAAAGGTCCAGGCGGGCATCAGCATCTGCGACTGCCGGGGCCTGCCCTTCTATCAATTCAGCTACCCGAAACAGCGTTACCCGGACTTCGCCAGTATTCCGCCATTACTGGTCAACAGCCTGCTGTTCATCGAGAACCGCAAACTGCTCGACCGCGAGGAACCCCTGGCCAATCCGGCGGTGGACTGGCCGCGCTTCTCCAAGGCGGCGCTGACCCAGATGGGCAAGGCCGTCGATATGGAAGGCCAATCCGCCGGTGGCAGCACCCTGGCCACCCAGCTCGAGAAGTACCGCCACTCCCCCTTCGGCCGTACCGTCTCCGCCGCCGAGAAGATCCGCCAGATGGTCTCCGCCAGCGTGCGCGCCTACCAGAGCGGCCCGGAAACCCTGGCCGCCCGCGAACGCATCGTCATGGACTACCTCAACAGCGTGCCGCTCTCCGCCGCACCGGGGCATGGCGAAGTGCACGGCATCGCCGACGCCTTGCGGGTCTGGTACGGCGCCGACTTCAACACCACCAACCGGATCCTGGCCAACCCCGACAGCGACCTTGCCGCCCGTGGCCTGGCGCTGCGCCAGGTACTGTCCCTGTTCATCGCCCAACGCCGCCCGTCCTATTACCTGGTCAGCGCCCACGAAGAACTCAACGCCCTGACCGACAGCCATATCCGCGTGCTGGCCGGTGCCAGCATCATCGACCCTCCGCTGCGGGACGCCGCCCTGGACGCGAAGCTGCGTTTCCGCAACTGGGTGGAAGACCCGGCGCTGCAGGCCGTGGAGGCCAACAAGGGCATCAGCGTCGCCCGCAGCCGCCTCTCCGGCATGCTGAAGATGCCCCTCTACGACCTCGACCGCCTCGACCTCACCGCCAGCAGCACCCTGCAGAGCGAACTGCAGAACGCCGTTACCGATTACCTGCGGAAACTGGCCGACCCGGTCTTCGCCGAGCAGGTCGGACTCTACGGCGAGCGCCTGCTGTCGCCGGAAAAGACCCACGAAGTGCGCTACAGCTTCACCCTGCTCGAGCGCACCCCCTCGGGCAACCGCGTGCGGGTGCAGACCGACAACACCGACCAGCCCTTTGACATCAATGAAGGCAGCAAGCTGGAACTGGGCTCCACCGCCAAACTGCGGGTGCTGGCCACCTACCTGGAGGATGTCGCCACCCTGCACAGCCGCTACGCCGGCATGAGCGTGGAAGAACTGCGCAAGGTGCAGGTCGACCCGCTGGACTTCATCAGTCGCTGGGCCCTGGACTACCTGATCCAGAACAAGGACCGCAACCTCCCCGCCATGCTCCAGGCCGCCCTGGACCGCACCTACTCCGCCAGCCCCTATGAGGCCTTCTTCACTGGCGGCGGACTGCACACCTTTGCCAACTTCCGCAAGGAGGACAACGACCGCCGGCCGAGCCTGCGGGACGCTCTGCGCGAGTCCATCAACCTGCCGTTCGTACGCCTGCTGCGCGACCTGGTACGCCACGACATGTACCGCCCAGACGGCGGCAAGATGCAGCTGCTTTCCGACGACAAGGACCCGCGCCGCCAGGGTTATCTGGACCTCTTCATCTCCCGCGAGAGCCAGACCTACCTGCGGCGGTTCTGGAACAAGTACCAGGGCAAGACCGCGGACGAGCGCCTGGCCACCTTCCTCGACGGCCTCAATCCCTGGGGCGCACGGATGGCCGCCATCCACCGCTACCTGCAACCCCAGGCCGACCTCGCCACCTTCGCCACCTTCATGCGCGAACGGGTGCCCAAGGCCAATCCGCCGCTGACCGACAAGCGTATCGAAGACCTCTACACCCGCTACGGACCGGGTGCGTTCAATCTCAACGACCAGGGCTACGTGGCCCGCGTGCACCCGCTGGAGCTCTGGCTGCTCGGCTACCTGCAGGCCAACCCCAACGCCAGCTACCGCGACGCCGTGGAAGCCAGCAGCGACGAGCGCCGCGACGTGTATGGCTGGTTGTTCAAGTCCAAACGCAAGTACGCCCGCGACAAGCGCATCCGCATCATGCTGGAGGTGGAAGCCTTCCTCGACATCCACGAACAGTGGAAGTCCCTGGGCTATCCCTTCGACCACCTGGTGCCGTCCCTGGCCACCGCCCTGGGCAGTTCCGGCGACCGTCCGGCAGCCCTGGCCGAGCTGATGGGCATCATCCTCAACGACGGCGTGCGCCAGAGCACCCTGCGCATCGACCAGCTGCACTTCGCCGCCGACACGCCTTACGAAACCCTGGTGGGCTACCAGACCGACGCCGGCAAGCGGGTGATGACCTCGGAAGTGGCCGCCACCCTGCGCGACGCCCTGTCCAAGGTGGTGGAAGGCGGCACCGCGCGGCGCCTGCAAGGCAGCTTCGTCCTGCCCGACGGCCATCCGCTGGTCATGGGCGGCAAGACCGGCACCGGCGACAACCGCATCGAGAGCGTGACCCGCTATGGCGCGGTCAAGAGCTCCAAGGCCATGAACCGCACCGCCACCTTCGTCTTCTACCTGGGCCCGCGCCACTTCGGCACCCTCACCGCCTTCGTCGAAGGCAGCCAGGCGGACAAATTCAGCTTCACCTCCGCCTTGCCGGTGCAAGTCCTCAAGGGCATGGCGCCCATCCTCCAGCCCTACCTGACCCCTGGCCTGAACACCCAATGCCAGGACCTGGCGCCGGCGGTGCAGGTGAGCAGGCGGTAG
- a CDS encoding class I SAM-dependent methyltransferase produces the protein MTGDNRKQLDHSWHANAEGWTRAVRENLIESRQLATNGAIRDAVLAHCPQRVLDLGCGEGWLCRVLAERGVAVLGVDASEPLIEAAREADGDFLCLNYAQLQADPARLGRFDAVVCNFSLFEEQLEPLLATVRELLGHRGVLLIQTVHPWQARGAEGYRDGWRREDFAAFQGAFPEAMPWYFRTLESWCALLSRSGYRIEALREPAHPDSGEPLSLLLEVRP, from the coding sequence ATGACAGGCGACAATCGGAAGCAACTTGACCACAGCTGGCACGCCAACGCAGAGGGTTGGACCCGCGCAGTGCGAGAAAATCTCATTGAAAGCAGGCAATTGGCTACCAATGGGGCCATCCGCGATGCGGTGCTGGCCCATTGCCCGCAGCGGGTGTTGGACCTGGGGTGTGGCGAGGGCTGGCTATGCCGCGTCCTGGCGGAGCGGGGAGTGGCGGTGCTGGGTGTCGATGCATCCGAGCCGCTGATCGAGGCGGCGCGGGAGGCGGACGGCGACTTTCTCTGCCTGAACTACGCCCAATTGCAGGCCGATCCCGCTCGCTTGGGGCGGTTCGATGCCGTGGTGTGCAACTTTTCCCTGTTCGAGGAGCAGCTGGAGCCGCTGCTGGCGACCGTGCGCGAACTGCTCGGCCATCGTGGCGTGCTGCTGATCCAGACCGTCCACCCCTGGCAGGCGCGCGGCGCGGAAGGTTACCGGGATGGCTGGCGCCGCGAGGATTTTGCCGCTTTCCAGGGGGCGTTCCCCGAAGCCATGCCCTGGTATTTCCGCACCCTGGAGTCCTGGTGCGCGCTGCTGAGCCGGAGCGGCTACCGCATCGAGGCCTTGCGCGAGCCGGCGCACCCAGACAGCGGCGAGCCCCTTTCGCTGTTGCTGGAAGTCCGCCCATAG
- a CDS encoding amino acid permease, with product MSVADHQPQHESLHRDLGERHIRLMALGACIGVGLFLGSAKAIQMAGPAIMLSYIIGGLAILVIMRALGEMAVHNPVAGSFSRYAQDYLGPLAGFLTGWNYWFLWLVTCVAEITAVAIYMGIWFPEVPRWIWALAALISMGGVNLIAVRAFGEFEFWFALIKIVTIVAMVVAGTGMIVFGFGNGGIATGISNLWEHGGFMPNGVQGVLMSLQMVMFAYLGVEMIGLTAGEAKNPQKTIPQAIGSVFWRILLFYVGALFVILSIYPWNEIGTQGSPFVMTFESLGIKTAAGIINFVVITAALSSCNGGIFSTGRMLYSLAQQGQAPRAFAETSNGVPRRALLVSCAALLLGVLLNYLVPEKVFVWVTSIATFGAIWTWAMILLAQMKFRRSLSPAEQGKLQYRMWLFPLSSYLAMAFLVLVVGLMAYFPDTRIALYVGPAFLALLVVLYKALNLSGKAVEPVGDAA from the coding sequence ATGTCCGTTGCTGATCATCAGCCACAGCATGAATCGCTCCACCGAGACCTTGGTGAGCGTCACATCCGCCTGATGGCCCTGGGCGCCTGTATCGGCGTCGGCCTGTTCCTCGGTTCGGCCAAGGCCATCCAGATGGCCGGTCCGGCCATCATGCTGTCCTACATCATCGGTGGCCTCGCCATCCTGGTGATCATGCGCGCCCTCGGCGAGATGGCCGTGCACAACCCGGTAGCCGGCTCCTTCAGCCGCTACGCCCAGGACTACCTTGGCCCGCTGGCGGGCTTTCTCACCGGCTGGAACTACTGGTTCCTCTGGCTGGTGACCTGCGTGGCGGAGATCACCGCCGTAGCCATCTACATGGGCATCTGGTTCCCCGAGGTGCCGCGCTGGATCTGGGCCCTGGCGGCGCTGATCAGCATGGGCGGCGTCAACCTGATCGCCGTGCGCGCCTTCGGTGAATTCGAGTTCTGGTTCGCGCTGATCAAGATCGTCACCATTGTCGCCATGGTGGTGGCCGGCACCGGCATGATCGTCTTCGGTTTCGGCAATGGCGGTATCGCCACCGGCATCTCCAACCTCTGGGAGCACGGCGGCTTCATGCCCAATGGTGTGCAGGGCGTGCTGATGTCGCTGCAGATGGTGATGTTCGCCTACCTGGGCGTGGAAATGATCGGCCTCACCGCCGGTGAAGCGAAGAACCCGCAGAAGACCATTCCCCAGGCCATCGGCTCGGTGTTCTGGCGCATCCTGCTGTTCTATGTCGGCGCGCTGTTCGTGATCCTCTCCATCTACCCGTGGAACGAGATCGGCACCCAGGGCAGCCCCTTCGTAATGACCTTCGAGAGCCTCGGCATCAAGACCGCCGCCGGCATCATCAACTTCGTGGTGATCACCGCCGCGCTGTCGTCCTGCAACGGCGGCATCTTCAGCACCGGCCGCATGCTCTACAGCCTCGCCCAACAGGGCCAGGCTCCGCGCGCCTTCGCCGAAACCTCCAACGGCGTGCCGCGCCGTGCGCTGCTGGTGTCCTGTGCCGCGCTGCTGCTGGGCGTGCTGCTGAACTACCTGGTGCCGGAGAAGGTGTTCGTCTGGGTGACCTCCATCGCCACCTTCGGCGCCATCTGGACCTGGGCGATGATCCTCCTCGCGCAGATGAAGTTCCGCCGCAGCCTCAGCCCCGCCGAGCAGGGCAAGCTGCAGTACCGCATGTGGCTGTTCCCGCTGAGCTCCTACCTGGCCATGGCCTTCCTGGTGCTGGTGGTGGGCCTGATGGCGTACTTCCCGGATACCCGTATTGCCCTCTACGTGGGCCCGGCTTTCCTGGCCCTGCTGGTGGTGCTGTACAAGGCGCTCAACCTGTCTGGCAAGGCTGTCGAGCCGGTCGGCGACGCCGCCTGA
- a CDS encoding VOC family protein yields MAGSTAIPCLRYRDAPAAITWLCNTFGFVEHLVVAEKDGVIAHAQLSLDGGMIMLGSVRNNAYGELLRQPDESGGLGSQGIYLVVANVDAVHARALAAGATIVLPLKDEDYGGRGFTCRDPEGHLWSIGSYDPWG; encoded by the coding sequence ATGGCTGGATCCACCGCTATCCCCTGCCTGCGCTACCGCGACGCGCCCGCCGCCATCACTTGGCTGTGCAACACCTTCGGCTTTGTCGAGCACCTGGTGGTGGCGGAAAAGGACGGGGTCATCGCGCACGCCCAGCTCAGCCTCGACGGCGGCATGATCATGCTCGGCTCGGTGCGCAATAACGCGTACGGCGAGCTGCTGCGCCAGCCCGACGAGTCCGGCGGGCTCGGCAGCCAGGGCATCTACCTGGTGGTGGCCAATGTCGACGCGGTGCACGCTCGCGCCCTGGCCGCCGGTGCCACCATCGTCCTGCCCCTGAAGGACGAGGACTACGGTGGCCGTGGCTTCACCTGCCGCGATCCGGAAGGCCACCTGTGGAGCATCGGTTCGTACGATCCCTGGGGTTGA
- a CDS encoding aldo/keto reductase: MQSITFPDGTRVPAIGQGTWHMGETRSERKREVAALRQGLELGLNLIDTAEMYAEGGAEDVVGEAIAGLRDQVFLVSKVYPWNASRTGSALACERSLKRLGTDHLDLYLLHWRGEHPLEETVEAFERLREQGKIARWGVSNLDLDDLHELPAGCAANQVLYNPEARGIEFDLLPFQQQQGIPLMAYCPVGQGGKLLRSAALQEVARRHGASPAQVALAWALRQEGVIVIPKAVDPLHLKQNAEARKLPLSADDLALIDHSFPPPRRKRSLEMV; encoded by the coding sequence ATGCAAAGCATCACCTTCCCCGACGGCACCCGCGTGCCCGCCATCGGCCAGGGCACCTGGCACATGGGCGAGACCCGCAGCGAGCGCAAGCGCGAAGTCGCGGCCCTGCGCCAGGGTCTGGAGCTGGGGCTGAACCTGATCGACACCGCCGAGATGTATGCCGAAGGCGGCGCCGAGGACGTGGTGGGCGAAGCCATCGCCGGCCTGCGCGACCAGGTTTTCCTGGTCAGCAAGGTCTATCCCTGGAATGCCAGCCGCACGGGCTCCGCCCTGGCCTGCGAGCGCAGCCTCAAGCGCCTGGGCACCGATCACCTCGACCTCTACCTGCTGCACTGGCGCGGTGAGCATCCGCTGGAGGAAACGGTAGAGGCCTTCGAGCGCCTGCGGGAGCAGGGCAAGATCGCCCGCTGGGGCGTGTCCAACCTGGACCTCGACGACCTCCACGAACTGCCTGCCGGCTGTGCCGCCAACCAGGTGCTCTACAACCCCGAGGCGCGTGGTATCGAGTTCGACCTGCTGCCCTTCCAGCAGCAACAGGGCATCCCGCTCATGGCTTATTGCCCGGTGGGGCAGGGCGGCAAGCTGCTGCGCTCAGCAGCGTTGCAGGAAGTCGCCCGCCGCCACGGCGCCAGCCCGGCCCAGGTGGCCCTGGCCTGGGCCTTGCGCCAGGAGGGCGTGATCGTCATTCCCAAGGCGGTCGACCCGCTGCACCTCAAGCAAAATGCCGAGGCGCGCAAACTCCCGCTCAGCGCCGACGATCTCGCCCTGATCGACCACAGCTTCCCGCCGCCCCGGCGCAAGCGGTCGCTGGAAATGGTCTGA
- a CDS encoding efflux RND transporter periplasmic adaptor subunit codes for MNRTLWTFVGLWGLVATTWAEEPPKQDPLLDAPVTATATGNDARGVLRARNQAVLASELPGRILEMPYAEGQAFKKGEVLVRFDCSGYQAQLNAANAAVRAAREELKNKQQLAALNSVGRFEVALAEARQAQSQAEAQVYQVQVQRCQVKAPFDGQVVARKVQPHESVASGAPLLDVVDNRTLEIHLLVPSRWLSRLKPDQAFSFVPDETGKPLTAVIKRLGARIDEGSQTLLLIGGLPEDAEGLLAGMSGTAHFAETP; via the coding sequence ATGAATCGCACGCTGTGGACGTTTGTGGGTCTGTGGGGACTGGTCGCTACCACCTGGGCGGAGGAACCGCCCAAGCAGGATCCTTTACTCGATGCGCCCGTCACGGCGACCGCCACTGGCAATGACGCCCGTGGTGTATTGCGGGCGCGCAACCAGGCGGTACTGGCCAGCGAGTTGCCTGGGCGCATCCTCGAAATGCCCTATGCCGAAGGCCAGGCGTTCAAGAAGGGCGAGGTGCTGGTGCGCTTCGACTGCAGCGGCTACCAGGCCCAGCTGAATGCCGCCAACGCCGCCGTGCGCGCCGCCCGGGAAGAACTCAAGAACAAGCAGCAACTGGCTGCCCTCAACTCCGTGGGGCGCTTCGAAGTGGCCCTGGCGGAGGCGCGCCAGGCGCAGTCCCAGGCCGAGGCGCAGGTCTACCAGGTGCAGGTGCAGCGCTGTCAGGTCAAGGCGCCCTTCGACGGTCAGGTGGTGGCGCGCAAGGTCCAGCCTCACGAGAGCGTGGCCAGCGGCGCACCGTTGTTGGACGTGGTGGATAACCGCACCCTGGAAATCCATCTGCTGGTGCCCTCGCGCTGGTTGAGCCGGCTCAAGCCCGATCAGGCCTTCAGCTTCGTTCCCGATGAAACCGGCAAACCGCTGACGGCGGTGATCAAGCGCCTTGGCGCAAGGATCGACGAGGGCAGTCAGACCCTGCTGTTGATCGGCGGCCTGCCGGAAGATGCCGAGGGCCTCCTGGCCGGCATGAGCGGCACCGCCCACTTCGCGGAAACGCCATGA
- a CDS encoding HlyD family efflux transporter periplasmic adaptor subunit, which yields MNAAPPGTVERVFALYLGLERQARQAASTEQLAFAMVNDGQGLFGFRHAALLIAGKVRALTAISLVEPNAPFVAFVERAAAQLLRLGLLDGPRAVDAALLDEHSRADWQALSAAQAYWLPLKDRRGEAFGGLWLAREHPFSEAEQALLIQLGDTYAHAWQALQPRKPWRLSWPKKKLLAIAGALCLVLLMPVRQSVLAPAEVVPQGGRVVAAPLDGVIAEILVKPNQSVAAGDLLVRFDATSLKAQADVAERALGVAEAELKANTQRAFADAESSSRIDLLAARVEQKRAERDYARQLLARSEVRAERAGIAVFADAERWTGKPVQTGERLMQIADPAQAELRIELPVGDAIALQSGAEVALFLDSDPLDLHNARLERAAYEAQSTAAGQLAYRLDAAFLETPPRIGLRGTAKLFGDRAPLAYYLLRRPLAALRQSLGF from the coding sequence ATGAACGCGGCACCTCCCGGCACCGTCGAGCGCGTATTCGCGCTCTATCTCGGACTGGAGAGGCAGGCACGTCAGGCCGCCAGCACAGAGCAGCTGGCATTTGCCATGGTCAACGACGGCCAGGGGCTGTTCGGCTTCCGCCATGCCGCGTTGCTGATTGCCGGCAAGGTACGCGCCCTTACCGCCATCAGCCTGGTGGAGCCCAATGCGCCCTTCGTGGCCTTCGTCGAGCGTGCCGCCGCGCAGCTGCTCCGCCTGGGCCTACTGGACGGGCCCCGCGCAGTCGATGCCGCGTTGCTGGACGAACACTCCCGTGCGGACTGGCAAGCGCTGTCCGCCGCCCAGGCCTACTGGCTACCGCTGAAGGATCGCCGTGGCGAGGCCTTCGGCGGACTCTGGCTGGCCCGTGAGCACCCCTTCAGCGAGGCCGAGCAGGCGCTGCTGATCCAGCTCGGCGATACCTATGCTCACGCCTGGCAGGCCCTGCAGCCGCGCAAGCCCTGGCGCCTGAGCTGGCCGAAGAAGAAGCTGCTGGCCATCGCCGGTGCCCTCTGTCTGGTCCTGCTGATGCCGGTACGCCAGTCGGTGCTGGCCCCTGCTGAAGTGGTGCCCCAGGGCGGCCGGGTTGTGGCCGCGCCGCTGGACGGGGTGATCGCCGAAATCCTGGTCAAACCCAATCAGAGCGTGGCCGCCGGTGACCTGCTGGTGCGTTTCGATGCCACCAGCCTCAAGGCCCAGGCGGACGTCGCCGAGCGTGCCCTGGGCGTGGCCGAGGCCGAGCTCAAGGCCAATACCCAGCGCGCCTTTGCCGATGCCGAATCCAGTTCGCGCATCGACCTGTTGGCGGCGCGGGTCGAGCAGAAACGCGCCGAGCGCGACTACGCGCGTCAATTGTTGGCCCGCAGCGAAGTCAGGGCAGAGCGCGCGGGCATCGCCGTGTTCGCCGACGCCGAGCGCTGGACCGGCAAACCGGTACAGACCGGCGAGCGGCTGATGCAGATCGCCGACCCGGCTCAGGCCGAGCTGCGCATCGAGCTGCCGGTGGGCGACGCCATCGCGCTGCAATCTGGCGCCGAAGTGGCGCTGTTCCTCGACAGCGATCCCCTGGACCTCCACAACGCACGCCTGGAGCGCGCCGCCTACGAGGCCCAGTCCACCGCCGCCGGGCAACTGGCCTACCGCCTCGATGCCGCCTTCCTCGAAACGCCGCCGCGCATCGGCCTGCGCGGCACCGCCAAGCTGTTCGGCGACCGTGCGCCCCTGGCCTATTACCTGCTGCGCCGGCCGCTCGCCGCGCTGCGCCAGAGCCTGGGCTTCTGA